A section of the Bacillus pumilus genome encodes:
- a CDS encoding MATE family efflux transporter — translation MKPQSLPIQQTQAKGKKNHPSLFALTWPIFIEISLYMLMGSADTLMLSQYSDNSVAAVGVSNQLLNLLIVMFSFITTGTTIVIAQLLGASRRQEAAQVAYVSLGTNFLISFVISLLMFVLAVPILHLMGLSSELMPDATVFLQIVGLLSFIQALIMTYSAILKSYGYTRDTMYVTIGMNLLNVAGNYLVIFGPFGFPILGVMGVAFSTSLARLIGLMAMILIVRRRIGLRFSLKKMFHIQRTYLKKLLKIGIPSAGEQLSYNGSQMIITLFITLMGTQALAAKVYTQNIMMFIMLFGAAISQGTQILIGRHIGAKEFDAAYHRCMKSLYWAIGISLLSSTALSLSSTHLLAFFTSNSEIIQTAATLLLLTIILEPGRSFNMVIINSLRAAGDAKFPVYMAMISMWGIGLPIAYLLGIQFEMGLIGIWISFIVDEWVRGIFMYRRWRSRVWTEYRFSST, via the coding sequence ATGAAACCTCAATCACTACCAATTCAACAGACTCAAGCTAAAGGGAAGAAAAACCACCCTTCATTATTTGCATTAACTTGGCCTATTTTTATTGAAATCTCTTTATATATGCTGATGGGAAGCGCTGATACCCTCATGCTTAGCCAATATTCCGATAATAGTGTTGCCGCAGTTGGTGTAAGCAACCAGCTGCTGAATTTATTGATTGTCATGTTCAGTTTCATTACAACTGGAACAACAATTGTGATTGCACAGCTTTTAGGAGCAAGCCGCAGGCAGGAAGCGGCTCAAGTCGCCTATGTCTCACTAGGAACCAATTTCTTGATTAGCTTTGTTATTAGTCTTCTCATGTTTGTATTAGCTGTTCCCATTTTACACCTGATGGGCTTATCAAGTGAGCTCATGCCGGATGCGACTGTATTTTTACAAATTGTCGGGCTGCTTTCTTTTATTCAAGCGCTCATTATGACGTATAGTGCTATTTTAAAAAGCTATGGATATACAAGAGATACGATGTATGTCACTATCGGAATGAACTTGCTAAATGTCGCTGGTAACTATTTGGTGATTTTCGGTCCGTTTGGCTTCCCTATATTAGGTGTCATGGGGGTCGCTTTTTCAACCTCACTCGCTCGATTGATCGGATTAATGGCCATGATCCTCATTGTACGCCGCCGAATTGGATTACGCTTTTCCCTGAAGAAAATGTTTCATATCCAGCGGACATATTTAAAAAAGCTGCTGAAAATTGGCATTCCTTCTGCTGGAGAACAGCTTTCTTATAATGGCTCTCAAATGATCATTACACTGTTTATTACATTAATGGGGACGCAGGCATTAGCTGCAAAGGTTTATACTCAAAATATTATGATGTTCATCATGCTATTTGGTGCAGCCATTAGCCAAGGGACACAAATTTTAATCGGACGCCATATTGGGGCGAAGGAATTCGATGCTGCCTATCACAGATGCATGAAAAGTTTATACTGGGCCATTGGCATCTCCCTTCTTTCTTCTACTGCCTTATCTTTATCATCGACGCATTTGCTTGCTTTCTTTACTAGCAACAGCGAGATCATTCAAACCGCCGCCACACTCCTCCTTTTGACCATTATTTTGGAACCAGGCCGTTCGTTTAATATGGTCATTATCAATTCCTTGCGGGCTGCTGGCGACGCGAAGTTTCCAGTGTATATGGCGATGATTTCAATGTGGGGCATCGGGCTTCCAATCGCCTACTTATTAGGTATTCAGTTTGAGATGGGTCTCATTGGGATTTGGATTTCTTTTATCGTAGATGAATGGGTAAGAGGCATCTTTATGTATAGGCGGTGGCGTTCAAGGGTTTGGACGGAATATCGCTTTTCTTCCACATAA
- a CDS encoding AraC family transcriptional regulator: protein MNRFITFTVPPFPVYIASGKGVFDQGERHISRTFTVFDLLYVTRGQLWITEDREANHVKEGEYIILSPGLSHGGHLPCEEETHYEWLHFSIDPFELTNRPREHWFDMKQNQATFEKPATYEFSLPRKGKVKGRNVLEKHLAQMRALNDDASELPLKKQLQFEELLIHLQKEAFHIPSAKENVASEVVHYLERHFMKKLQMDELAEKLHYHPDYITRCMQTVYGLTPNQYINRLKVEKAKSMLASTNDQIAAIAEQVGIDDPTYFSKLFRQNEGMTPIEYRHLAKRTTK from the coding sequence ATGAATCGATTTATTACATTTACTGTACCGCCGTTCCCAGTTTATATCGCTTCTGGCAAAGGCGTATTTGATCAAGGAGAAAGACATATCTCTAGAACCTTCACCGTGTTTGATCTTCTTTATGTCACAAGGGGACAGCTATGGATTACAGAAGACAGGGAGGCTAATCACGTAAAAGAAGGAGAATATATCATTCTCTCACCTGGCTTGTCGCATGGTGGACACTTGCCATGCGAAGAAGAAACACACTATGAGTGGCTCCATTTTTCGATTGATCCTTTTGAGTTGACAAATCGGCCGAGAGAACACTGGTTTGATATGAAACAAAATCAAGCCACCTTTGAAAAGCCGGCGACCTATGAATTTAGCTTGCCCCGTAAAGGAAAAGTGAAAGGGAGAAATGTATTAGAAAAGCACCTTGCACAGATGCGGGCCCTAAATGATGACGCATCTGAACTGCCGCTGAAAAAACAGCTACAGTTTGAGGAACTGCTCATTCATTTACAAAAAGAAGCCTTTCATATTCCAAGTGCAAAGGAGAATGTCGCTTCAGAAGTGGTTCATTATCTTGAGCGTCACTTTATGAAGAAACTGCAAATGGATGAGCTTGCAGAGAAACTGCACTATCATCCTGATTACATAACAAGGTGCATGCAGACGGTGTATGGACTCACGCCAAACCAATACATCAATCGTCTCAAGGTTGAAAAAGCCAAAAGCATGCTTGCCTCAACGAATGATCAAATCGCAGCGATCGCTGAACAGGTAGGCATTGACGACCCTACGTATTTTTCTAAGCTGTTTCGGCAAAACGAAGGCATGACACCTATCGAGTACCGTCATCTCGCAAAAAGAACGACCAAGTAA